A part of Prionailurus viverrinus isolate Anna chromosome E1, UM_Priviv_1.0, whole genome shotgun sequence genomic DNA contains:
- the LOC125151293 gene encoding myosin-1: protein MSSDAEMAVFGEAAPYLRKSEKERIEAQNKPFDAKTSVFVVDPKESFVKATVQSREGGKVTAKTEGGATVTVKDDQVYPMNPPKYDKIEDMAMMTHLHEPAVLYNLKERYAAWMIYTYSGLFCVTVNPYKWLPVYNAEVVTAYRGKKRQEAPPHIFSISDNAYQFMLTDRENQSILITGESGAGKTVNTKRVIQYFATIAVTGEKKKEEVTSGKIQGTLEDQIISANPLLEAFGNAKTVRNDNSSRFGKFIRIHFGTTGKLASADIETYLLEKSRVTFQLKAERSYHIFYQIMSNKKPDLIEMLLITTNPYDYAFVSQGEITVPSIDDQEELMATDSAIEILGFTSDERVSIYKLTGAVMHYGNMKFKQKQREEQAEPDGTEVADKAAYLQSLNSADLLKALCYPRVKVGNEFVTKGQTVQQVYNAVGALAKAVYEKMFLWMVTRINQQLDTKQPRQYFIGVLDIAGFEIFDFNSLEQLCINFTNEKLQQFFNHHMFVLEQEEYKKEGIEWEFIDFGMDLAACIELIEKPMGIFSILEEECMFPKATDTSFKNKLYEQHLGKSANFQKPKPAKGKAEAHFSLVHYAGTVDYNIAGWLDKNKDPLNETVVGLYQKSAMKTLAFLFTGGAAAEAEAGGGKKGGKKKGSSFQTVSALFRENLNKLMTNLRSTHPHFVRCIIPNETKTPGAMEHELVLHQLRCNGVLEGIRICRKGFPSRILYADFKQRYKVLNASAIPEGQFIDSKKASEKLLGSIDVDHTQYKFGHTKVFFKAGLLGLLEEMRDEKLAQLITRTQARCRGFLARVEYQRMVERRESIFCIQYNVRAFMNVKHWPWMKLYFKIKPLLKSAETEKEMANMKEEFEKTKESLEKAEAKRKELEEKMVALMQEKNDLQLQVQAEADSLADAEERCDQLIKTKIQLEAKIKEVTERAEDEEEINAELTAKKRKLEDECSELKKDIDDLELTLAKVEKEKHATENKVKNLTEEMAGLDETIAKLTKEKKALQEAHQQTLDDLQAEEDKVNTLTKAKIKLEQQVDDLEGSLEQEKKIRMDLERAKRKLEGDLKLAQESTMDVENDKQQLDEKLKKKEFEMSNLQSKIEDEQALAMQLQKKIKELQARIEELEEEIEAERASRAKAEKQRSDLSRELEEISERLEEAGGATSAQIEMNKKREAEFQKMRRDLEEATLQHEATAATLRKKHADSVAELGEQIDNLQRVKQKLEKEKSELKMEIDDLASNMETVSKAKGNLEKMCRTLEDQVSELKTKEEEQQRLINDLTAQRARLQTESGEFSRQLDEKDSLVSQLSRGKQAFTQQIEELKRQLEEEIKAKSALAHALQSARHDCDLLREQYEEEQEGKAELQRAMSKANSEVAQWRTKYETDAIQRTEELEEAKKKLAQRLQDAEEHVEAVNAKCASLEKTKQRLQNEVEDLMIDVERTNAACAALDKKQRNFDKILAEWKQKYEETHAELEASQKESRSLSTELFKIKNAYEESLDQLETLKRENKNLQQEISDLTEQIAEGGKRIHELEKVKKQIEHEKSELQAALEEAEASLEHEEGKILRIQLELNQVKSEIDRKIAEKDEEIDQLKRNHIRVVESMQSTLDAEIRSRNDAIRLKKKMEGDLNEMEIQLNHANRMAAEALRNYRNTQGILKDTQLHLDDALRGQEDLKEQLAMVERRANLLQAEIEELRATLEQTERSRKIAEQELLDASERVQLLHTQNTSLINTKKKLETDISQIQGEMEDIVQEARNAEEKAKKAITDAAMMAEELKKEQDTSAHLERMKKNLEQTVKDLQHRLDEAEQLALKGGKKQIQKLEARVRELEGEVESEQKRNVETVKSLRKHERRVKELTYQTEEDRKNVLRLQDLVDKLQAKVKAYKRQAEEAEEQSNVNLSKFRKLQHELEEAEERADIAESQVNKLRVKSREVHTKIISEE from the exons ATGAGTTCCGACGCCGAAATGGCCGTTTTTGGGGAGGCAGCTCCGTACCTCCGAAAGTCTGAAAAGGAGCGCATTGAGGCCCAGAATAAGCCTTTTGATGCCAAGACATCAGTCTTTGTGGTGGACCCTAAAGAGTCCTTCGTGAAAGCAACAGtgcaaagcagggaaggggggaaggTGACGGCCAAGACTGAAGGAGGGGCG ACTGTAACCGTGAAAGATGATCAAGTCTACCCCATGAACCCTCCCAAATACGACAAGATCGAGGACATGGCCATGATGACACACCTGCACGAGCCCGCCGTGCTGTACAACCTCAAAGAGCGTTACGCAGCCTGGATGATCTAC ACCTACTCAGGCCTGTTCTGTGTCACCGTCAACCCCTATAAGTGGTTGCCAGTGTACAATGCAGAGGTGGTGACGGCCTACCGAGGCAAGAAGCGCCAGGAGGCCCCGCCCCACATCTTCTCCATCTCCGACAACGCCTATCAGTTCATGCTGACGG ATCGGGAGAATCAGTCTATCTTAATCAC CGGAGAATCCGGGGCGGGGAAGACCGTGAACACCAAGCGTGTCATCCAGTACTTTGCAACAATTGCAGTCActggagagaagaagaaggaggaagttaCTTCAGGCAAAATACAG GGGACTCTGGAAGATCAAATCATCAGCGCCAACCCCCTACTGGAGGCCTTTGGCAACGCCAAGACCGTGAGGAACGACAACTCCTCTCGCTTT GGCAAATTCATCAGGATCCACTTCGGTACCACGGGAAAACTGGCTTCTGCTGATATTGAAACAT ATCTTCTAGAGAAGTCTAGAGTTACTTTCCAGCTGAAGGCAGAAAGAAGCTACCACATTTTTTATCAGATCATGTCTAACAAGAAGCCAGACCTAATTG AAATGCTCCTGATCACCACCAACCCTTATGACTATGCCTTCGTCAGTCAAGGGGAGATCACAGTCCCCAGCATTGATGACCAAGAGGAGCTGATGGCCACAGAT AGTGCCATCGAAATCCTGGGCTTCACCTCTGATGAAAGAGTCTCCATCTACAAACTCACGGGGGCGGTGATGCATTATGGGAACATGAAGTTCAAGCAGAAGCAGCGTGAGGAGCAGGCCGAGCCAGATGGCACCGAAG TTGCTGACAAGGCGGCCTATCTCCAGAGTCTGAACTCTGCTGACCTGCTCAAAGCCCTCTGCTACCCCAGGGTCAAGGTCGGCAACGAGTTCGTCACCAAAGGCCAGACTGTGCAGCAG GTATACAACGCAGTGGGCGCCCTGGCCAAGGCCGTCTACGAGAAGATGTTCCTGTGGATGGTCACCCGCATCAACCAGCAGCTGGACACCAAGCAGCCCAGACAGTACTTCATCGGGGTCCTGGACATCGCCGGCTTTGAGATCTTTGAT TTCAACAGCCTGGAGCAGCTGTGCATCAACTTCACCAACGAGAAGCTGCAACAGTTCTTCAACCACCACATGTTCGTGCTGGAGCAGGAGGAGTACAAGAAGGAGGGCATCGAGTGGGAGTTCATCGACTTCGGGATGGACCTGGCTGCCTGCATCGAGCTCATCGAGAAG CCTATGGGAATCTTCTCCATCCTAGAGGAGGAGTGCATGTTCCCCAAGGCTACAGACACCTCCTTCAAGAACAAGCTGTATGAGCAGCATCTTGGAAAGTCCGCCAACTTCCAGAAGCCCAAGCCTGCCAAAGGCAAGGCCGAGGCCCACTTCTCACTGGTGCACTATGCCGGCACCGTGGACTACAACATTGCCGGCTGGCTGGACAAGAACAAGGACCCCCTGAATGAGACCGTGGTTGGGCTGTACCAGAAGTCCGCAATGAAGACTCTGGCTTTCCTCTTCACTGGGGGAGCAGCTGCTGAAGCAG AGGCTGGTGGTGGGAAGAAAGGCGGCAAGAAGAAGGGTTCTTCTTTCCAGACTGTGTCTGCTCTCTTCAGG GAGAATCTGAATAAGCTGATGACTAATCTGAGGAGCACTCACCCCCACTTTGTACGCTGCATCATCCCCAATGAAACCAAAACTCCCG gGGCCATGGAGCATGAACTTGTCCTGCACCAGCTGAGGTGTAACGGAGTGCTGGAAGGCATCCGCATCTGCAGGAAGGGATTCCCCAGCAGAATCCTTTATGCAGACTTCAAACAGAG ATACAAGGTATTAAATGCAAGTGCAATCCCTGAAGGGCAGTTCATTGACAGCAAGAAGGCTTCTGAGAAGCTCCTTGGGTCCATCGACGTTGACCACACCCAGTATAAATTTGGTCACACCAAG GTCTTTTTCAAAGCTGGTCTTCTGGGGCTTCTAGAGGAGATGCGAGACGAGAAGCTGGCACAGCTGATTACCCGAACCCAGGCCAGGTGCAGAGGCTTCTTGGCCAGAGTGGAGTACCAGAGGATGGTGGAGAGAAG AGAGTCCATCTTCTGCATCCAGTACAACGTCCGTGCCTTCATGAACGTCAAGCACTGGCCCTGGATGAAGCTGTATTTCAAGATCAAGCCCCTCCTCAAGAGCGCCGAGACTGAGAAGGAGATGGCCAACATgaaggaagaatttgagaagacCAAGGAAAGTCTTGAAAAGGCTGAAGCCAAAAGAAAAGAGCTGGAGGAGAAAATGGTTGCTCTGATGCAAGAGAAAAACGACCTGCAACTCCAGGTCCAAGCT GAAGCAGACAGCTTGGCTGATGCAGAGGAAAGGTGCGATCAGCTGATCAAAACGAAAATCCAGCTGGAGGCCAAGATCAAGGAGGTGACTGAGAGAGCCGAGGATGAGGAGGAGATCAACGccgagctgacggccaagaagaGGAAACTGGAGGATGAGTGTTCAGAGCTCAAGAAAGACATCGACGACCTTGAGCTGACCCTGGCCAAGGTTGAAAAGGAGAAGCATGCCACAGAGAACAAG gtGAAAAACCTCACGGAAGAGATGGCAGGCCTGGACGAAACCATCGCTAAGCTGACCAAGGAGAAGAAGGCCCTCCAGGAGGCCCACCAGCAGACCCTGGATGACCTACAGGCAGAAGAGGACAAGGTCAACACGCTGACCAAAGCTAAAATCAAGCTTGAACAACAAGTGGATGAT CTTGAAGGATCcctggaacaagaaaagaaaatccgcATGGACCTAGAAAGAGCCAAGAGGAAACTGGAGGGAGACCTAAAATTGGCCCAAGAATCCACAATGGATGTTGAAAATGACAAGCAGCAACTCGATGAGAAACTCAAAAA GAAAGAGTTTGAAATGAGCAATCTGCAAAGCAAGATTGAAGACGAGCAGGCCCTTGCCATGCAGCTGCAGAAGAAGATCAAGGAGTTACAG GCCCGCAtcgaggagctggaggaggaaattgaggcagagcGGGCCTCCCGGGCCAAAGCAGAGAAGCAGCGCTCAGACCTCTCCCGCGAACTGGAGGAGATCAGCGAGCGGCTGGAAGAAGCCGGCGGGGCCACTTCCGCCCAGATCGAGATGAACAAGAAGCGGGAGGCTGAGTTCCAGAAGATGCGCAGGGACCTGGAGGAGGCCACCCTGCAGCACGAAGCCACGGCGGCCACCCTGAGGAAGAAGCACGCGGACAGCGTGGCCGAGCTGGGGGAGCAGATAGACAACCTACAGAGGGTCAAGCAGAAGTTGGAGAAGGAGAAGAGCGAGTTGAAGATGGAGATCGACGACCTGGCCAGTAACATGGAGACTGTCTCCAAGGCCAAG GGGAACCTGGAAAAGATGTGCCGCACTCTAGAAGACCAGGTGAGTGAACTTAAGACCAAGGAAGAGGAGCAGCAGCGGCTGATCAATGACCTGACGGCTCAGAGAGCGCGTCTGCAGACAGAATCAG GTGAATTCTCACGCCAGCTAGATGAAAAGGACTCGTTAGTTTCTCAGCTCTCAAGGGGCAAACAAGCATTCACACAACAGATTGAGGAACTAAAAAGGCAGCTTGAAGAGGAGATAAAG GCCAAGAGTGCACTGGCCCACGCCCTGCAATCAGCCCGCCATGACTGTGACCTGCTGCGCGAACAGTacgaggaggagcaggagggcaAGGCCGAGCTGCAGAGGGCAATGTCCAAGGCCAACAGCGAGGTGGCCCAGTGGAGGACCAAATACGAGACGGACGCCATCCAGCGCAcagaggagctggaggaggccaA GAAGAAGCTGGCCCAGCGTCTACAGGATGCTGAGGAGCACGTAGAAGCGGTGAACGCCAAATGTGCCTCCCTGGAGAAAACGAAGCAGCGGCTCCAGAATGAAGTGGAGGACCTGATGATCGATGTGGAGAGAACAAACGCAGCCTGCGCGGCCCTGGACAAGAAGCAGAGGAACTTCGACAAG ATCCTGGCAGAATGGAAACAGAAGTATGAAGAAACTCATGCTGAACTTGAAGCTTCCCAAAAGGAGTCCCGCTCCCTTAGCACAGAGCTGTTCAAGATTAAGAATGCTTATGAGGAATCCTTAGACCAACTTGAAACCCTGAAGCGGGAAAATAAGAATTTGCAAC AGGAGATTTCTGACCTTACTGAGCAGATTGCAGAAGGAGGGAAACGTATCCATGAACTAGAAAAAGTAAAGAAGCAAATTGAACATGAAAAGTCTGAACTTCAGGCTGCTCTAGAGGAGGCAGAG GCATCTCTTGAACACGAAGAGGGAAAGATCCTGCGCATCCAGCTGGAGTTGAACCAAGTCAAGTCTGAAATCGACAGGAAAATCGCTGAAAAGGATGAGGAAATTGACCAGCTGAAGAGAAACCACATCAGGGTCGTGGAGTCGATGCAGAGCACCCTGGATGCTGAGATCAGGAGCAGGAATGACGCCATCAGGCTCAAGAAGAAGATGGAGGGAGACCTCAATGAAATGGAAATCCAGCTGAACCACGCCAACCGCATGGCTGCAGAGGCCCTAAGGAACTACAGGAACACCCAGGGCATCCTCAAA GACACCCAGCTGCACCTGGACGATGCGCTCCGGGGCCAGGAGGACCTGAAGGAGCAGCTGGCCATGGTGGAGCGCAGGGCCAACCTGCTGCAGGCTGAGATCGAGGAGCTGCGGGCGACCCTGGAGCAGACGGAGAGGAGCAGGAAAATCGCAGAACAGGAGCTCCTGGACGCCAGTGAGCGCGTCCAGCTCCTCCACACCCAA AACACCAGCCTGATCAACACCAAGAAGAAGCTGGAGACAGACATCTCCCAGATCCAGGGAGAGATGGAAGACATTGTCCAGGAAGCCCGCAACGCAGAAGAGAAGGCCAAGAAGGCCATCACTGAT GCGGCCATGATGGCCGAGGAGCTGAAGAAGGAGCAGGACACCAGCGCCCACCTAGAGCGGATGAAGAAGAACCTGGAGCAGACGGTGAAGGACCTTCAGCACCGTCTGGACGAGGCTGAGCAGCTGGCCCTGAAGGGCGGGAAGAAGCAGATCCAGAAACTGGAGGCCAGG GTACGCGAACTTGAAGGAGAAGTTGAAAGTGAACAGAAGCGCAATGTTGAAACTGTCAAGAGTCTACGCAAACATGAGAGAAGAGTAAAGGAACTCACTTACCAG actGAGGAAGACCGCAAGAATGTGCTCAGGCTCCAAGATCTCGTGGACAAACTGCAAGCGAAGGTGAAAGCTTATAAGAGACAAGCTGAGGAAGCG GAGGAACAATCCAATGTCAACCTCTCCAAATTCCGCAAGCTCCAGCACGAGCTGGAGGAGGCCGAGGAACGGGCTGACATTGCCGAGTCCCAGGTCAACAAGCTGCGGGTAAAGAGCCGGGAGGTCCACACGAAAATCATAAGTGAAGAGTAA